In one Mucilaginibacter ginsenosidivorax genomic region, the following are encoded:
- a CDS encoding glycoside hydrolase family 35 protein, whose translation MKKTVLLFLFIISAGIAGAQQRHVFSLSKTDFLLDGKPFQIISGEMHPARIPKMYWRQRIQMAKAMGCNTIAAYVFWNYLEHQPGVFDFTTENRNIAEFIGMCKQEGMWVLLRPGPYVCAEWDFGGLPPYLLKIPDIKIRCMDPRYMAAVTRYVTALSQQVKGLQCTSGGPILMVQVENEYGSYANDRDYIKTLKKLWVTNGINVPFYTADGPTAFMLEAGGVDGAAIGLDSGSSDADFDQAAKQNPNVPAFSSESYPGWLTHWTEKWQKPGTDGIVKEVTYLLEHKRSFNLYVVHGGTNFGYNAGANAFSPTQFQPDVTSYDYDAPINEQGAPTPKYFALRNLIAKHVKYKIPEVPKPIPTVEIPAFDMAPFTTVWKELPAAVKSPQPVPMEALGQYSGFILYRTKLIGHKSGSLTITEPHDYALVLLNGKLVDTVYRDGGKWTVKLPKSDVKDPQLDILVENMGHINFAQYMIDRKGITDRVTLNGMTLTNWQIFKLPMDEKFIASLTNKYPEGFHDGVYFKGGFELSKVADTYLDLSNFKKGVIWVNGHNLGRYWNVGPQFHLYCPANWLLKGKNSVTVFDMHQETKTTIKGVSTLE comes from the coding sequence ATGAAAAAAACGGTCCTCTTATTTCTTTTTATCATATCAGCGGGTATAGCCGGTGCGCAGCAAAGGCATGTTTTCTCATTAAGCAAAACCGATTTTTTGCTTGATGGCAAACCATTCCAGATCATTAGCGGCGAAATGCACCCGGCAAGGATTCCCAAAATGTACTGGCGCCAGCGCATCCAAATGGCGAAGGCCATGGGCTGTAATACCATTGCCGCTTACGTTTTTTGGAACTACCTGGAACATCAGCCGGGAGTATTCGATTTTACAACCGAAAACAGGAATATTGCCGAATTTATTGGTATGTGTAAACAGGAGGGTATGTGGGTACTGTTGCGCCCCGGTCCGTACGTTTGCGCCGAGTGGGATTTTGGTGGATTGCCGCCATACCTGTTGAAAATACCAGATATTAAAATACGGTGCATGGATCCGCGTTATATGGCTGCGGTAACCAGGTACGTAACTGCACTGTCGCAACAGGTAAAGGGCCTGCAATGTACAAGCGGCGGCCCAATATTGATGGTACAGGTCGAAAACGAATACGGCAGCTATGCTAACGACCGCGATTACATTAAAACGCTTAAAAAACTTTGGGTTACCAATGGCATTAACGTGCCATTTTATACTGCCGATGGTCCAACTGCTTTTATGCTGGAGGCCGGCGGTGTTGACGGCGCAGCTATTGGCCTGGATAGCGGCAGCAGTGATGCCGATTTTGACCAGGCCGCCAAACAAAACCCCAATGTTCCGGCCTTTAGCAGCGAATCGTACCCTGGTTGGTTAACACACTGGACAGAAAAATGGCAAAAGCCAGGTACTGATGGCATTGTGAAAGAGGTAACTTATTTGCTTGAACACAAGCGCTCTTTCAACTTATATGTAGTACATGGCGGCACCAACTTTGGCTATAACGCGGGTGCAAACGCATTTAGCCCTACCCAGTTTCAACCCGATGTTACCAGTTACGATTATGATGCGCCTATAAATGAGCAGGGCGCGCCAACGCCCAAATACTTTGCGCTGCGTAATTTGATTGCCAAACATGTAAAATACAAAATACCTGAGGTTCCAAAACCGATACCAACTGTCGAGATACCGGCTTTTGATATGGCGCCTTTTACTACCGTTTGGAAAGAATTGCCTGCGGCTGTTAAATCGCCGCAACCGGTACCAATGGAAGCCCTTGGCCAGTATAGCGGCTTTATATTGTATCGCACAAAACTTATCGGCCATAAAAGCGGCAGCCTTACCATTACCGAGCCGCATGATTACGCGCTTGTTTTACTAAATGGCAAACTGGTTGATACCGTTTACCGCGATGGCGGCAAATGGACTGTCAAACTGCCAAAATCCGATGTAAAAGACCCTCAACTGGATATCCTGGTTGAGAATATGGGCCATATAAACTTTGCTCAATACATGATTGACCGCAAGGGCATTACCGACCGTGTTACCCTTAACGGAATGACCCTTACCAACTGGCAGATTTTTAAACTTCCTATGGACGAAAAATTCATAGCCTCATTAACCAATAAATATCCCGAAGGATTTCATGATGGCGTATACTTTAAAGGCGGCTTTGAATTAAGCAAAGTGGCCGATACTTATCTCGATCTTAGTAACTTTAAAAAGGGAGTTATCTGGGTAAACGGCCACAATCTGGGACGGTACTGGAATGTTGGCCCGCAGTTCCATTTGTATTGCCCGGCAAACTGGTTGCTTAAAGGAAAAAACAGTGTAACAGTATTTGATATGCACCAGGAAACCAAAACCACCATTAAAGGAGTAAGTACGCTGGAATAA
- a CDS encoding HAMP domain-containing protein — protein MKDDILENILNETGVTPHADTDSLDLKELLKVLSLVKGGRLNVRMPVTQAGINGRICEVLNDIIDMNERFVAEISAAEKTIGKRGNLGKRIELSDAKGEWASGVNSLNNLIEDLTSPTLEIAGMINSVANGDLSKHIPLEIKGHPLKGEFLRIAKESNQMLSKLQLFSMEVTRVARQVGSEGKLGEQAKIKGVAGVWAELTDSVNQMAGNLTAQVRNVAAVTTAVAKGDLSRKITVEAKGEILELKNTINTMVDQLNSFSSEVTRVALEVGTEGKLGGQAKVPGVAGTWKDLTDSVNRMAGNLTSQVRNIAGVTTAVANGDLSKKITVDVKGEMLELKKTINTMVDQLNSFASEVTRVALEVGTEGKLGGQARVKGVGGVWKDLTDSVNQMGSNLTDQVRNIAGVTTAVAKGDLSRKITVDAKGELLELKNTINTMVDQLNSFSSEVTRVAREVGSEGQLGGQANVPGVGGTWKDLTDSVNQMAGNLTGQVRNIAEVTTAVAKGDLSKKITVDVQGEMLELKITINTMVDQLNSFGSEVTRVAREVGSEGQLGGQANVPGVGGTWKDLTDSVNKMADNLTSQVRNIAEVTTAVAKGDLSRKITVNAKGELLELKDTINTMVDQLRGFASEVTRVAREVGSEGQLGGQANVPGVDGTWKDLTDSVNKMAGNLTAQLRNIADVSIAIANGDLSKKITVDVRGEILQLKETINTMVDQLRGFASEVTRVAREVGTDGNLGGQAFVPGVAGTWKDLTDSVNQMSSNLTSQVRNIAEVTKAVASGDLSKTVIIDVKGEIMDLKNTINTMVDQLNSFASEVTRVAREVGTEGKLGGQAHVKGVAGTWKDLTDSVNQMASNLTGQIRGIAKVATGIAKGNLKQRLSINALGEVAQLTDTINEMIDTLAVFADEVTTVAREVGVQGRLGGQASVPGASGTWKDLTENVNQLAQNLTVQVRSISEVASAVTKGDLTRTIRVEAKGELEALKDTINQMIANLKGTTLRNHEQDWLKSNLAKFAQMLQGQRDRNAVANKVLSELAELVNARYGAFYILEQPEAADEPKLKLFAGYAQKSRKLINQEFSLSEGLVGQCATDKERIRLANVPNEYLQISSGIGNAAPIDLVILPVLFENNVKAVIELASFENFSDTHIDFLDQLTESIGIVLNNIETNTRTEELLSQSQSLASELSAQQEELRRANDELHDKGRSLEEKAEQLTLTSKYKSEFLANMSHELRTPLNSLLILAQQLFENPEGNLTEKQRMFAKTIHSCGDDLIQLINDILDLSKIESGVIAADVMPVSFKEIASFAESTFKPISEAKNLKFEIEVEETLPEMMETDMQRLNQILKNLLSNAFKFTEKGRVKLHIFRPAVDHENPIGLPGEVIAFSIEDSGIGISKNTQGIIFEAFQQAEGSTSRKYGGTGLGLSISKGFAELLGGTITVGSELGKGSTFTLYLPLKYKEEKTPVVKIKENLSVSHLRTSLAETAEMVIDDDRHNIVAEDKVLLVVEDDLRFTKILIDKAHDMGIKVLVAISYLEIFDNILKYNPIAITLDVNMPESNGWKILKLLKSDINLRHIPVHVISGEDNRVMAHKLGAKSFSLKPLSNTSLQDLITGIVSFHEHAKKRVLVIEDNETELSRLSELLSSDRVEVVGAGTAKKALSVLKKEMFDCIIMDFVLPDANGLDLITKINLLKQQQTTILLHSARDFTQDELIQLKRLNHKIITKTSSSHVYLLEEILVLLHVDKKYISESKLKMIDSVRNQADVLDGKKVLVVDDDVRNLFALTAVFERSKIEAITAESGREALEILNKDKTIDIVLMDIMMPEMDGYETIQIIRKEARNKNLPIIAVTAKAMIGDRQKCIASGASDYITKPVKTDQLLSLMRVWLIK, from the coding sequence ATGAAGGACGACATTTTAGAAAACATCTTGAATGAAACCGGCGTAACACCACATGCCGACACAGATTCCCTTGACCTTAAAGAATTACTTAAAGTGCTGTCGCTTGTAAAGGGGGGCAGGCTTAATGTACGGATGCCGGTAACCCAGGCGGGCATCAACGGCCGCATTTGCGAAGTGCTCAATGACATTATCGATATGAATGAGCGTTTTGTAGCCGAGATATCTGCTGCAGAAAAAACCATTGGCAAACGGGGCAACCTGGGCAAGCGCATTGAGCTATCGGATGCCAAGGGCGAATGGGCCAGCGGTGTAAACTCATTAAACAACCTTATCGAAGACCTTACTTCGCCTACGCTGGAAATTGCGGGGATGATTAACTCTGTTGCCAACGGAGATTTATCTAAACATATCCCCTTAGAGATTAAAGGCCATCCGCTGAAAGGGGAGTTCCTGCGGATAGCCAAGGAATCAAACCAAATGCTTTCCAAACTCCAGCTATTCTCCATGGAGGTTACCCGGGTAGCCCGGCAGGTAGGTTCGGAAGGTAAACTGGGCGAGCAGGCCAAAATTAAAGGCGTAGCAGGCGTTTGGGCCGAACTTACCGACTCGGTAAACCAAATGGCCGGTAACTTAACGGCCCAGGTGCGTAACGTAGCGGCGGTAACCACAGCCGTTGCCAAGGGCGACCTTTCGCGCAAGATCACGGTGGAGGCCAAAGGCGAGATCCTGGAGCTGAAAAATACCATCAATACGATGGTGGATCAGCTCAACTCTTTCTCATCCGAGGTAACCCGTGTGGCGCTCGAGGTAGGTACCGAAGGTAAGCTGGGCGGCCAGGCCAAGGTACCAGGCGTTGCGGGTACCTGGAAAGATTTAACAGATTCTGTAAACCGTATGGCGGGTAACCTTACCTCGCAGGTACGTAATATAGCCGGTGTGACCACTGCGGTAGCCAACGGCGACCTTTCTAAAAAAATTACGGTTGACGTAAAGGGCGAAATGCTGGAGCTGAAAAAAACCATTAATACGATGGTGGATCAGCTCAACTCCTTCGCATCCGAGGTAACGCGTGTGGCGCTCGAGGTGGGTACCGAAGGTAAACTGGGCGGCCAGGCCCGTGTGAAAGGAGTAGGCGGTGTGTGGAAAGACCTTACCGACTCGGTAAACCAGATGGGTAGTAACCTGACCGACCAGGTACGTAATATTGCGGGTGTAACCACCGCCGTGGCCAAGGGCGACCTTTCGCGAAAAATTACGGTGGATGCGAAAGGTGAGTTGCTGGAATTGAAAAATACCATCAATACGATGGTGGATCAGCTTAACTCCTTCTCTTCGGAGGTAACGCGTGTGGCGCGTGAGGTAGGCTCCGAAGGTCAGTTAGGCGGCCAGGCCAATGTGCCGGGGGTAGGCGGTACCTGGAAGGATTTGACAGACTCGGTAAACCAGATGGCCGGTAACTTAACCGGGCAAGTACGTAACATTGCCGAGGTAACCACCGCGGTGGCCAAAGGCGACTTATCCAAAAAGATTACGGTTGACGTACAGGGCGAGATGCTGGAACTGAAGATCACCATCAATACGATGGTGGATCAGCTGAACTCCTTCGGATCTGAAGTAACGCGCGTGGCACGGGAGGTAGGTTCGGAAGGGCAGCTGGGCGGCCAGGCCAATGTGCCGGGTGTAGGCGGTACCTGGAAGGATTTAACTGATTCGGTAAATAAAATGGCCGATAACCTTACCTCGCAGGTACGTAACATAGCCGAGGTAACCACTGCCGTGGCCAAGGGCGACCTTTCGCGAAAGATCACCGTAAATGCTAAGGGTGAGTTATTGGAACTTAAAGATACAATCAACACCATGGTTGACCAGTTGCGCGGTTTTGCATCCGAAGTAACCCGCGTGGCCCGCGAAGTAGGTTCCGAAGGCCAGTTAGGCGGCCAGGCCAATGTGCCGGGTGTGGATGGTACCTGGAAGGATTTGACCGACTCGGTAAACAAAATGGCGGGTAACCTTACCGCGCAGTTAAGAAATATAGCTGACGTATCCATTGCGATTGCAAACGGCGATTTATCCAAAAAAATTACGGTTGACGTTAGGGGCGAGATATTACAGCTGAAGGAGACCATTAATACGATGGTTGATCAGCTGCGTGGTTTTGCATCCGAAGTAACGCGTGTTGCGCGCGAGGTAGGTACCGATGGTAACCTTGGTGGCCAGGCCTTTGTGCCGGGCGTTGCGGGTACCTGGAAGGATTTGACCGATTCGGTAAACCAGATGTCGAGTAATTTAACATCGCAGGTGCGTAACATTGCCGAGGTAACCAAGGCGGTGGCCAGCGGCGACCTTTCAAAAACGGTTATCATCGACGTGAAGGGCGAGATCATGGACCTTAAAAATACCATCAACACGATGGTGGATCAGCTTAACTCTTTCGCGTCCGAAGTAACGCGTGTTGCGCGTGAGGTAGGTACCGAGGGTAAGCTGGGCGGCCAGGCGCACGTAAAAGGTGTGGCCGGTACCTGGAAAGATTTAACTGACTCGGTAAACCAGATGGCATCCAACCTTACCGGACAAATTCGCGGTATTGCCAAGGTGGCTACCGGTATTGCCAAAGGTAACCTGAAACAGCGTTTGTCCATCAACGCTTTAGGCGAGGTGGCCCAGCTTACAGATACCATTAACGAAATGATTGATACCCTGGCGGTTTTTGCCGACGAGGTAACCACGGTAGCCCGCGAGGTAGGTGTGCAAGGCCGTTTGGGTGGGCAGGCCAGCGTACCGGGCGCTTCAGGTACCTGGAAGGATTTGACTGAAAACGTAAATCAGCTGGCCCAAAACCTTACTGTACAGGTACGTTCCATATCTGAAGTAGCCTCGGCGGTAACCAAGGGTGACCTTACCCGTACCATACGTGTGGAGGCTAAAGGCGAGCTGGAAGCGTTAAAGGATACCATTAACCAGATGATTGCCAACCTGAAAGGTACTACCTTACGTAACCACGAGCAGGATTGGCTAAAATCAAACCTGGCCAAATTTGCGCAAATGTTGCAGGGACAGCGCGACCGGAACGCGGTGGCCAACAAAGTATTATCGGAACTTGCCGAACTGGTGAATGCCCGTTACGGCGCGTTTTATATACTGGAGCAGCCCGAAGCGGCGGACGAGCCCAAACTGAAGCTTTTCGCGGGTTATGCGCAAAAGAGCCGCAAACTCATCAACCAGGAATTTTCGCTTAGCGAAGGGCTGGTAGGGCAGTGCGCAACCGATAAGGAAAGGATAAGGCTGGCCAATGTACCAAATGAATATTTACAAATCAGTTCTGGCATAGGCAATGCCGCACCTATCGACCTGGTGATATTGCCGGTACTGTTTGAAAATAATGTAAAAGCGGTTATCGAGCTGGCCTCTTTTGAAAACTTCAGCGATACCCACATCGACTTCCTGGATCAACTTACCGAAAGTATCGGTATCGTGTTAAACAACATTGAAACCAATACCCGTACCGAAGAATTGCTAAGCCAATCGCAATCATTGGCCAGCGAGCTTTCGGCGCAGCAGGAAGAGTTAAGAAGGGCGAATGACGAGCTGCATGATAAAGGCCGCTCGTTGGAGGAAAAGGCCGAGCAACTTACGCTTACCTCCAAATATAAATCGGAGTTCCTGGCCAATATGTCGCATGAGCTGCGCACGCCGCTTAACAGCTTATTGATCCTGGCCCAGCAGTTATTTGAAAACCCCGAAGGTAACCTTACCGAAAAGCAAAGAATGTTTGCCAAAACCATCCACTCATGCGGCGATGACCTTATCCAGCTGATTAATGATATCCTCGATCTGTCGAAGATTGAATCGGGTGTAATAGCGGCGGATGTGATGCCGGTTAGCTTTAAAGAGATAGCGTCCTTTGCCGAATCAACCTTTAAACCGATATCCGAAGCTAAAAACCTGAAATTTGAGATTGAAGTAGAGGAAACCCTGCCCGAAATGATGGAGACCGATATGCAGCGCCTTAACCAGATCCTCAAAAACCTGCTCTCCAACGCGTTTAAGTTTACCGAAAAAGGACGGGTTAAACTTCATATTTTCCGCCCTGCTGTAGATCATGAAAACCCTATTGGCCTGCCTGGCGAAGTCATCGCATTTTCTATCGAGGATTCGGGCATCGGTATTTCTAAAAATACGCAGGGTATCATTTTTGAAGCCTTTCAGCAGGCCGAAGGTTCAACCAGTCGTAAATATGGCGGTACCGGGCTTGGCTTATCCATCAGTAAAGGCTTCGCCGAACTGCTGGGCGGAACCATTACCGTGGGCAGCGAATTGGGCAAAGGCAGTACATTTACGCTTTACCTGCCATTGAAATATAAAGAAGAGAAAACACCTGTGGTGAAAATCAAGGAAAATCTTTCGGTATCGCACCTGCGTACCAGCCTGGCCGAAACAGCCGAAATGGTAATAGATGATGACCGCCACAATATAGTAGCCGAAGATAAAGTATTACTGGTTGTGGAGGATGACCTGCGCTTTACAAAAATCCTGATAGATAAAGCCCATGACATGGGCATAAAAGTGCTGGTAGCCATAAGTTATCTCGAGATTTTTGATAACATCCTCAAATACAACCCGATTGCCATCACGCTTGATGTAAACATGCCCGAATCAAACGGCTGGAAGATCCTTAAATTGCTTAAGAGCGATATCAATTTGAGGCATATCCCGGTACACGTAATATCGGGCGAGGATAACAGGGTAATGGCACACAAACTCGGCGCCAAATCATTTAGCCTTAAACCGCTGTCAAATACATCGTTACAGGATTTAATTACAGGTATAGTAAGCTTCCACGAGCATGCCAAAAAACGGGTGCTGGTGATAGAAGATAACGAAACTGAACTTAGCAGGCTTTCTGAATTGTTATCAAGCGACAGGGTAGAGGTTGTGGGTGCCGGTACTGCTAAAAAAGCATTGTCGGTACTTAAAAAGGAGATGTTTGATTGTATCATTATGGATTTTGTGCTGCCCGATGCAAACGGCCTGGACCTGATCACTAAAATAAACCTGTTAAAACAACAGCAAACTACCATCCTGCTGCATTCTGCCCGCGATTTTACCCAGGATGAGCTCATTCAGCTTAAACGCCTCAACCATAAAATTATCACTAAAACTTCGTCGTCACATGTTTACCTGTTAGAGGAGATATTGGTGCTGCTGCATGTTGATAAAAAATATATCAGCGAAAGTAAACTGAAAATGATTGACAGTGTACGCAACCAGGCAGATGTGCTCGACGGCAAAAAAGTACTGGTTGTTGACGACGACGTGCGTAACCTGTTTGCTTTAACCGCTGTATTTGAACGATCAAAAATAGAAGCGATTACTGCCGAAAGCGGGCGCGAGGCACTGGAAATATTAAATAAGGATAAAACAATTGATATTGTACTGATGGATATCATGATGCCTGAAATGGATGGGTACGAAACAATACAGATCATCCGCAAAGAGGCGCGGAATAAAAACCTGCCGATAATTGCGGTTACGGCCAAAGCCATGATTGGCGACAGGCAAAAATGTATCGCGTCGGGGGCATCAGATTATATCACCAAACCTGTAAAAACCGATCAGTTGTTATCCCTGATGCGGGTATGGCTCATTAAATAA
- a CDS encoding hybrid sensor histidine kinase/response regulator, which produces MDDTSIIKILLVDDNENNLLSMRVVLEKDQYAFSSATSGREALRILLKEDDFSLILLDVKMPMMDGYETAELIYQRDKLRHIPIIFITAHDYEEAAIFKGYKAGAVDFVRKPFNPEILRSKVAVFTELYQKNRLLKQQEEKLQLINNDLIQLNQELEQRVLERTIALENLNHELKALNLSKDKFLSVISHDLRNPLTSLLASSENLKRDADKLKPEQIKLLSGIINRTSNKILSQLNELVEWAKNQREKTSFQPVKLHLPHGINESLDLLRETANQKEISLENEVDEDIYIMADALMFRSVLQNLVTNAIKYTPHGGGAVKVSACISGDMVEICIRDNGVGMAESTKAMLFGNSSQTSILGTNMEKGSGLGLLLVKDFITAHGGAINVDTEVDKGTCFRFTLPHFTEQPEL; this is translated from the coding sequence ATGGACGATACCAGTATCATTAAGATTCTGTTGGTTGATGATAACGAAAATAATTTACTATCGATGAGGGTAGTGCTGGAAAAAGATCAGTATGCTTTTTCCAGTGCCACCTCCGGGCGCGAAGCGCTCCGGATCCTGCTAAAGGAGGATGATTTTTCGCTCATCCTGCTGGATGTAAAAATGCCCATGATGGACGGGTACGAAACTGCCGAACTTATTTACCAGCGGGATAAACTACGGCACATTCCCATTATTTTTATAACTGCGCACGATTATGAAGAGGCCGCTATATTTAAGGGTTACAAAGCCGGTGCGGTAGATTTTGTGCGGAAGCCGTTTAATCCGGAGATCCTGCGGTCGAAAGTGGCGGTGTTTACCGAGCTATACCAGAAAAACCGGCTGCTGAAGCAGCAGGAAGAAAAACTGCAGCTGATTAATAACGACCTTATCCAGCTTAACCAGGAGTTGGAACAACGCGTACTTGAACGCACCATTGCACTGGAGAACCTGAACCATGAACTTAAGGCCCTTAACTTATCAAAAGATAAGTTCCTGTCGGTCATTTCGCATGATTTGCGTAATCCACTGACATCGCTGCTGGCCTCGTCAGAAAACTTAAAAAGGGACGCTGATAAGCTGAAACCAGAGCAAATTAAACTGTTATCGGGCATCATCAACCGCACTTCCAACAAAATACTTAGTCAACTGAATGAACTTGTTGAATGGGCCAAAAATCAGCGCGAAAAAACAAGTTTTCAGCCTGTAAAGTTGCATCTGCCTCACGGTATTAACGAATCGCTTGACCTGTTACGCGAAACAGCTAATCAAAAAGAGATCAGCCTTGAAAATGAGGTTGATGAAGATATTTATATCATGGCTGATGCCCTGATGTTTCGCTCTGTGTTGCAAAACCTGGTAACCAATGCCATCAAATATACACCACACGGTGGTGGCGCAGTGAAAGTTTCTGCCTGTATATCAGGCGATATGGTCGAGATATGTATTCGCGATAATGGCGTAGGGATGGCCGAAAGTACTAAGGCCATGCTTTTTGGCAATAGCAGCCAAACCTCTATTTTAGGAACCAATATGGAAAAAGGCAGCGGGCTGGGCCTTTTACTGGTAAAGGATTTTATAACCGCCCACGGAGGTGCCATCAACGTAGATACCGAGGTAGACAAAGGCACCTGTTTCCGGTTTACGTTACCACATTTTACAGAACAGCCGGAGTTGTAA
- a CDS encoding efflux RND transporter periplasmic adaptor subunit, with product MMLLILSSKKIQTKHFFNTLALLPAIILVTASCGNKNKQAAGQAQQVLDYKVVQVQPRQATLNVDYPASIQGQQNIEIRPKVDGYVEKIYVDEGAVVTKGQLLFKINAPQYEQEVRTAEAGIKTAEADLALAKMQLNKVKPLVEKDIISHYELESAEYTQQSKAAALAQAKAALVNAKVNLGYTTITSPVNGVIGALPYKLGSLVTSSTTDPLTTVYNTSNVYVYFALNEKQLLGFSRDSTNKTSFKTKLSQLPPVSLILSDGSTYEHAGKVETVNGLINTATGAANVRADFANPRGLIRSGSSAVVRIPNVVKSALLVPESATYELQDKRFVYVVDDQHKIKNVAIKVMDNTAGQFYVVTDGLKAGDKIVLESSGNLQDGTEIKPNEVSAGSVYGGVK from the coding sequence ATGATGTTGCTTATCCTGTCTTCCAAAAAAATCCAAACAAAACATTTTTTTAATACCCTGGCTTTATTGCCGGCCATAATTTTGGTAACTGCATCCTGTGGCAATAAAAATAAGCAGGCCGCCGGGCAGGCACAACAGGTATTGGATTATAAAGTAGTACAGGTTCAGCCACGCCAGGCCACGTTAAATGTTGATTACCCTGCAAGTATACAGGGGCAGCAAAATATCGAGATACGGCCTAAGGTGGATGGTTATGTTGAAAAAATATATGTTGATGAAGGCGCCGTTGTAACCAAAGGGCAATTGCTGTTTAAGATAAATGCCCCGCAATATGAGCAGGAGGTGCGTACTGCGGAGGCGGGTATTAAAACCGCCGAAGCTGATCTGGCACTGGCTAAAATGCAATTGAATAAAGTAAAACCGCTGGTGGAGAAAGACATCATCAGTCATTATGAACTGGAATCGGCCGAGTATACACAGCAATCAAAAGCGGCGGCGCTGGCCCAGGCCAAAGCGGCTTTGGTAAATGCCAAAGTGAATTTGGGGTACACCACCATTACCAGCCCTGTTAATGGCGTTATAGGCGCATTACCCTACAAATTGGGCAGCCTGGTAACCAGCAGTACAACCGACCCGCTTACCACGGTTTACAATACCTCAAATGTTTACGTATACTTTGCGCTAAACGAGAAGCAACTGCTTGGTTTTAGTCGCGATAGTACAAATAAAACATCTTTTAAAACCAAATTAAGCCAGTTACCGCCGGTTTCGCTCATCTTGTCTGATGGCAGTACTTATGAGCATGCCGGTAAAGTTGAAACGGTGAATGGTTTAATTAATACAGCAACCGGCGCAGCCAACGTACGTGCCGATTTTGCAAACCCGCGCGGTCTTATCCGTAGCGGCAGCAGCGCGGTAGTACGCATCCCTAATGTAGTAAAATCGGCCTTGCTGGTGCCCGAAAGTGCCACTTATGAATTGCAGGACAAACGTTTTGTTTACGTAGTTGATGATCAGCATAAAATAAAAAACGTAGCCATTAAAGTGATGGATAACACAGCCGGTCAGTTTTATGTAGTTACCGACGGCTTAAAGGCCGGCGATAAAATTGTGCTGGAAAGCTCGGGTAACCTGCAGGATGGCACCGAAATTAAGCCAAATGAAGTTAGCGCCGGGTCGGTTTACGGCGGCGTTAAATAA